One Diospyros lotus cultivar Yz01 chromosome 1, ASM1463336v1, whole genome shotgun sequence genomic window carries:
- the LOC127813961 gene encoding uncharacterized protein LOC127813961 isoform X1 has translation MHLKKAFWSDGLSSESQILSPSPVGDLVNSLDSQRVYREVTLALRTGLKDARAEFSFLRVRGLRSILKFLRSVAESDSTITLFCHTQSFSDLRVVPVLFQHSLKELEEQRVANLNHIFGTQPMKIITPSSDSEVALALRVLEGCCLLHRESTVLAHQHKAIQSHMLQVLMNILSTRGVLEQGACLDALISIMLDSSANQMAFEACNGIEEVAVLIRDKQVDENLRLKCGEFLLLLIGHLNGRERAPMATIHEDIRRLLGEKSASLIWAASQFGSTLDPEQRLIALHIQARRVLESLDLY, from the exons ATGCATTTGAAGAAGGCGTTTTGGAGCGACGGCCTCAGCTCGGAGTCGCAGATTCTGTCCCCGTCGCCTGTCGGAGACCTCGTGAACTCACTCGACAGCCAGCGAGTGTACAGAGAAGTCACCCTTGCTCTCCGCACCGGCCTCAAGGACGCTCGCGCCGAGTTCTCCTTCCTCCGAGTCCGCGGCCTCCGCAGCATCCTCAAATTCCTCCGATCCGTCGCCGAGTCCGACTCTACTATCACACTCTTCTGCCACACCCAATCCTTCTCCGATCTCCGAG TTGTTCCAGTTCTTTTTCAACATTCACTGAAAGAGCTGGAGGAGCAGAGGGTAGCAAATTTGAATCACATTTTTGGTACTCAACCCATGAAGATAATAACTCCTTCAAGTGATTCTGAAGTTGCACTTGCACTTCGAGTTTTGGAGGGATGCTGTTTGCTCCACAGAGAGAGCACAGTGCTGGCTCATCAACACAAGGCAATACAG TCCCATATGTTGCAGGTTTTGATGAATATATTATCAACTCGGGGAGTACTCGAGCAGGGTGCATGCTTGGATGCTTTAATTTCAATAATGTTGGATTCTTCAGCTAACCAAATG GCCTTTGAGGCATGCAATGGCATTGAGGAAGTTGCAGTACTCATAAGAGACAAACAAGTAGATgaaaatttgag GCTAAAATGTGGAGAGTTTTTGTTGCTACTCATCGGGCATTTAAATGGGAGGGAAAGAGCTCCAATGGCAACAATACATGAAGATATAAGGCGACTTTTGGGAGAGAAATCTGCCTCTTTGATTTGGGCAGCTAGTCAATTTGGGTCAACACTTGATCCAGAGCAGAGACTGATAGCTTTACACATCCAAGCTCGGAGAGTACTCGAGTCACTTGATCTTTACTGA
- the LOC127813961 gene encoding uncharacterized protein LOC127813961 isoform X2 codes for MHLKKAFWSDGLSSESQILSPSPVGDLVNSLDSQRVYREVTLALRTGLKDARAEFSFLRVRGLRSILKFLRSVAESDSTITLFCHTQSFSDLRVVPVLFQHSLKELEEQRVANLNHIFGTQPMKIITPSSDSEVALALRVLEGCCLLHRESTVLAHQHKAIQVLMNILSTRGVLEQGACLDALISIMLDSSANQMAFEACNGIEEVAVLIRDKQVDENLRLKCGEFLLLLIGHLNGRERAPMATIHEDIRRLLGEKSASLIWAASQFGSTLDPEQRLIALHIQARRVLESLDLY; via the exons ATGCATTTGAAGAAGGCGTTTTGGAGCGACGGCCTCAGCTCGGAGTCGCAGATTCTGTCCCCGTCGCCTGTCGGAGACCTCGTGAACTCACTCGACAGCCAGCGAGTGTACAGAGAAGTCACCCTTGCTCTCCGCACCGGCCTCAAGGACGCTCGCGCCGAGTTCTCCTTCCTCCGAGTCCGCGGCCTCCGCAGCATCCTCAAATTCCTCCGATCCGTCGCCGAGTCCGACTCTACTATCACACTCTTCTGCCACACCCAATCCTTCTCCGATCTCCGAG TTGTTCCAGTTCTTTTTCAACATTCACTGAAAGAGCTGGAGGAGCAGAGGGTAGCAAATTTGAATCACATTTTTGGTACTCAACCCATGAAGATAATAACTCCTTCAAGTGATTCTGAAGTTGCACTTGCACTTCGAGTTTTGGAGGGATGCTGTTTGCTCCACAGAGAGAGCACAGTGCTGGCTCATCAACACAAGGCAATACAG GTTTTGATGAATATATTATCAACTCGGGGAGTACTCGAGCAGGGTGCATGCTTGGATGCTTTAATTTCAATAATGTTGGATTCTTCAGCTAACCAAATG GCCTTTGAGGCATGCAATGGCATTGAGGAAGTTGCAGTACTCATAAGAGACAAACAAGTAGATgaaaatttgag GCTAAAATGTGGAGAGTTTTTGTTGCTACTCATCGGGCATTTAAATGGGAGGGAAAGAGCTCCAATGGCAACAATACATGAAGATATAAGGCGACTTTTGGGAGAGAAATCTGCCTCTTTGATTTGGGCAGCTAGTCAATTTGGGTCAACACTTGATCCAGAGCAGAGACTGATAGCTTTACACATCCAAGCTCGGAGAGTACTCGAGTCACTTGATCTTTACTGA
- the LOC127813950 gene encoding pentatricopeptide repeat-containing protein At2g20540-like, with amino-acid sequence MASFPPPATATPPQAVDSKPVNLFFKGLKPAQRQGMSRSLARNYQGQLSILDGLVSASTYASVLEPCDGPTHGKQVHAHALKMGFRDHEFVQTKLLQMYGRCACFEDAALVFDKMPLRNLYSWTAILGLYVSHGLFEEALLLYKELLSEDVGLEFFVFPVALKICNGLGWIELGRQLHGAVLKNGCVSNIYVGNALIDMYGKCGSLPEAKRVFNLMPSRDHVSWNSMVTACAANGMVYESLEVLEKMSDGSAPNLVSWSALIGGFSQNGYDEEAIAMLYRMQAAGFEANAQTLASVLPACARLELLSLGKEIHGYITRHGFMSNPIVVNGLVDVYRRCADIGTAVKIFSEFSTKNVVSFNTMIVGYCENGEISKAKKLFDQMELEGIRRDKISWNSMISGYVDNFMFKEALSMYKELLMEEGIQPDSFTLGSVLPACTEMGSLRAGKEVHSNAIIRGLHSNPFVGRALLQMYCKFEDLNAAQRAFEEVNERDVATWNELISGYAHCNQIDTIPNILQKMKEDGFEPNAYTWNGIIAGHVENGHYKSALQLFTEMQSSNLRPDIYTVGIVLPACSRLATIERGKQVHAHAIRSGYDSDVHIGAALVDMYAKCGNIEHALLAYNRILHPNLITNNAMLTAYALCGHGEEGITFFHRMLTSSSRPDAVTFLSVLSSCVHAGAVEAGWQFFNLMAYYHVIPTLKHFTCLVDLLSRAGKLDEAYKVVIEMPMEPDPVIWGALLGGCVCRGNVDLGRIAAERLIKLEPENTGNYVMLANLYAFAGRWVDVAKTRQLIKDRQMQKNPGCSWIEDRNGIHVFVACDTSHSRTEDIYTTLDHLIIHMRTPVEWTRS; translated from the coding sequence ATGGCCTCGTTCCCTCCGCCGGCGACGGCAACGCCACCACAGGCCGTCGATTCGAAGCCCGTCAACCTCTTTTTCAAAGGGTTAAAACCAGCACAACGGCAAGGAATGTCTCGTTCCCTGGCCAGAAATTACCAAGGCCAACTCTCCATTCTCGATGGCCTTGTGAGTGCAAGCACCTATGCTTCAGTCCTCGAGCCCTGCGACGGCCCAACTCACGGAAAACAAGTCCACGCTCACGCACTTAAAATGGGCTTTCGCGATCATGAGTTTGTGCAGACCAAATTGCTCCAGATGTATGGAAGATGTGCCTGCTTTGAAGATGCAGCTCTCGTGTTCGACAAAATGCCGCTAAGAAACTTGTATTCATGGACAGCCATTCTCGGCTTGTATGTCAGTCATGGCTTGTTCGAGGAAGCTCTTCTTCTGTATAAAGAGTTGTTGTCTGAGGATGTTGGGTTGGAATTCTTTGTATTTCCTGTGGCTTTGAAAATTTGCAATGGTCTTGGTTGGATAGAATTGGGGAGGCAGTTACATGGGGCTGTGTTGAAGAATGGCTGTGTTTCCAATATATATGTTGGGAATGCTTTGATAGATATGTATGGAAAGTGTGGAAGCCTCCCTGAGGCCAAGAGAGTGTTCAACTTAATGCCCAGTAGAGATCATGTTTCATGGAATTCCATGGTTACTGCTTGTGCCGCCAATGGCATGGTCTATGAGTCATTGGAGGTTTTGGAGAAGATGTCAGATGGATCAGCACCAAATCTTGTTTCTTGGAGTGCTTTAATTGGTGGGTTTTCACAGAATGGGTATGATGAGGAAGCAATTGCGATGCTGTACAGAATGCAAGCTGCAGGGTTTGAGGCCAATGCACAAACACTGGCAAGTGTTCTTCCTGCTTGTGCTAGATTGGAATTGCTGAGTCTTGGGAAGGAAATCCATGGCTATATTACAAGACATGGATTTATGAGTAACCCTATTGTTGTCAATGGATTGGTTGATGTGTATAGGAGGTGTGCTGATATTGGGACTGCTGTCAAGATCTTTTCAGAATTTTCCACAAAAAATGTTGTGTCGTTTAATACAATGATTGTTGGGTACTGTGAAAATGGGGAGATCTCCAAGGCAAAGAAGTTGTTTGATCAAATGGAATTGGAAGGGATTAGGAGAGATaaaatttcatggaattcaatgaTTTCAGGGTATGTGGATAATTTCATGTTTAAGGAAGCTCTGAGTATGTATAAAGAATTGCTTATGGAGGAGGGTATTCAACCTGATTCTTTTACGTTAGGGAGTGTCTTACCTGCTTGTACTGAAATGGGTTCTCTAAGAGCAGGAAAGGAGGTACATTCAAATGCCATTATTAGAGGCCTGCACTCTAATCCTTTTGTTGGGAGAGCATTGCTACAGATGTACTGCAAATTTGAAGACCTAAACGCTGCTCAGAGGGCTTTTGAGGAAGTCAATGAAAGGGATGTAGCCACGTGGAACGAACTGATCTCGGGTTATGCTCATTGCAATCAGATTGATACAATTCCAAATATTCTccaaaaaatgaaagaagatgGCTTTGAGCCAAATGCGTACACATGGAATGGAATTATTGCAGGCCATGTTGAAAATGGCCACTATAAATCAGCATTGCAGCTGTTCACCGAGATGCAAAGTTCAAATCTCAGACCTGATATTTATACAGTTGGGATCGTTCTGCCTGCATGCTCAAGGTTGGCAACAATTGAAAGAGGGAAGCAAGTGCATGCACATGCAATCAGAAGTGGGTATGATTCAGATGTCCACATTGGAGCAGCCCTTGTGGATATGTATGCAAAATGTGGGAATATTGAGCATGCATTGTTGGCCTATAATAGGATCTTACACCCTAATTTGATTACCAATAATGCCATGCTAACTGCATATGCTTTGTGTGGACATGGAGAGGAGGGAATTACTTTCTTCCACAGAATGCTGACATCCAGTTCCAGACCCGATGCAGTGACTTTCTTGTCAGTTCTTTCTTCTTGTGTTCATGCAGGAGCAGTAGAGGCTGGATGGCAATTCTTCAACTTGATGGCCTATTATCATGTAATACCCACATTGAAACATTTTACCTGCTTGGTTGACCTTCTTAGCCGCGCGGGCAAGCTGGATGAAGCGTACAAAGTTGTCATAGAAATGCCAATGGAGCCAGACCCTGTGATTTGGGGTGCCTTGCTTGGGGGCTGTGTGTGCAGAGGTAATGTTGATTTAGGAAGAATTGCAGCCGAGAGGCTCATAAAACTGGAACCTGAAAATACAGGGAATTATGTTATGCTGGCAAACTTATATGCCTTCGCAGGGAGATGGGTGGACGTGGCTAAAACAAGACAGTTGATCAAGGATAGACAAATGCAGAAGAATCCAGGATGCAGTTGGATTGAAGATAGAAATGGAATTCATGTTTTTGTTGCTTGTGACACATCTCACTCCAGAACTGAGGACATTTATACCACTCTAGATCATTTGATAATTCACATGAGAACACCAGTAGAATGGACACGTAGCTAA
- the LOC127801668 gene encoding dof zinc finger protein 1-like isoform X1 translates to MDAAQWPQGIGIVKPMDGGGGGSMPSSTITERRPRPEKEQALNCPRCNSTNTKFCYYNNYSLSQPRYFCKTCRRYWTEGGTLRNVPVGGGSRKNKRSSSSSCSSSSSSSSSSKKLPDPSASHHLNPKIHEGQDLNLAYPPTPSSSSSHHLSAMELLKSGISAPLVPLSSNNAIYPSGFPLQEFKPALNFSLDGFENGYGSLQGVHQDSNNARLFFPFEELKQAPTTSTAEFEQNRDHGEPTGYWTGMLGGGSCFQSAGSLFSLFFFSFFLGNKQVMRTVKSLSAPSGSRDSSGH, encoded by the exons ATGGATGCTGCTCAGTGGCCACAG gGCATAGGAATTGTGAAACCCATGGACGGTGGCGGCGGCGGCTCAATGCCTAGTAGTACTATAACCGAGAGACGGCCGAGGCCAGAAAAAGAACAGGCTTTGAACTGTCCGAGGTGCAATTCCACCAATACCAAGTTCTGTTACTACAACAACTACAGCCTCTCCCAGCCCAGATACTTCTGCAAGACATGTAGAAGGTACTGGACCGAAGGTGGAACCCTCCGGAATGTTCCCGTAGGCGGCGGCTCCAGGAAGAACAagagatcttcttcttcttcttgttcttcttcttcttcatcatcatcatcatcaaagaaGCTTCCTGATCCATCTGCTTCTCATCATCTAAACCCTAAGATCCATGAAGGCCAGGACCTGAACCTCGCTTACCCACCCACCCCCTCATCTTCCTCATCTCATCATCTCTCAGCCATGGAGCTTCTCAAGAGTGGAATTAGTGCTCCTTTGGTGCCACTGTCCTCAAATAATGCAATCTACCCATCTGGGTTTCCTCTTCAAGAGTTCAAGCCAGCCCTAAATTTTTCCCTTGATGGGTTTGAAAATGGGTACGGAAGCCTGCAAGGCGTTCATCAAGATTCTAATAATGCGAGGCTGTTTTTCCCCTTTGAAGAGCTGAAACAAGCACCAACCACAAGCACAGCTGAGTTTGAGCAGAATAGAGACCATGGAGAGCCTACTGGGTACTGGACTGGGATGCTGGGTGGAGGATCATG TTTCCAATCAGCTGgctctcttttctctttatttttcttttcctttttcctggGCAACAAACAGGTCATGAGGACTGTCAAATCTTTATCAGCACCATCTGGGTCTCGAGATTCCTCCGGCCATTAA
- the LOC127801668 gene encoding dof zinc finger protein 1-like isoform X2 gives MDAAQWPQGIGIVKPMDGGGGGSMPSSTITERRPRPEKEQALNCPRCNSTNTKFCYYNNYSLSQPRYFCKTCRRYWTEGGTLRNVPVGGGSRKNKRSSSSSCSSSSSSSSSSKKLPDPSASHHLNPKIHEGQDLNLAYPPTPSSSSSHHLSAMELLKSGISAPLVPLSSNNAIYPSGFPLQEFKPALNFSLDGFENGYGSLQGVHQDSNNARLFFPFEELKQAPTTSTAEFEQNRDHGEPTGYWTGMLGGGSWS, from the exons ATGGATGCTGCTCAGTGGCCACAG gGCATAGGAATTGTGAAACCCATGGACGGTGGCGGCGGCGGCTCAATGCCTAGTAGTACTATAACCGAGAGACGGCCGAGGCCAGAAAAAGAACAGGCTTTGAACTGTCCGAGGTGCAATTCCACCAATACCAAGTTCTGTTACTACAACAACTACAGCCTCTCCCAGCCCAGATACTTCTGCAAGACATGTAGAAGGTACTGGACCGAAGGTGGAACCCTCCGGAATGTTCCCGTAGGCGGCGGCTCCAGGAAGAACAagagatcttcttcttcttcttgttcttcttcttcttcatcatcatcatcatcaaagaaGCTTCCTGATCCATCTGCTTCTCATCATCTAAACCCTAAGATCCATGAAGGCCAGGACCTGAACCTCGCTTACCCACCCACCCCCTCATCTTCCTCATCTCATCATCTCTCAGCCATGGAGCTTCTCAAGAGTGGAATTAGTGCTCCTTTGGTGCCACTGTCCTCAAATAATGCAATCTACCCATCTGGGTTTCCTCTTCAAGAGTTCAAGCCAGCCCTAAATTTTTCCCTTGATGGGTTTGAAAATGGGTACGGAAGCCTGCAAGGCGTTCATCAAGATTCTAATAATGCGAGGCTGTTTTTCCCCTTTGAAGAGCTGAAACAAGCACCAACCACAAGCACAGCTGAGTTTGAGCAGAATAGAGACCATGGAGAGCCTACTGGGTACTGGACTGGGATGCTGGGTGGAGGATCATG GTCATGA